The following proteins are co-located in the Paralichthys olivaceus isolate ysfri-2021 chromosome 10, ASM2471397v2, whole genome shotgun sequence genome:
- the zic2a gene encoding zinc finger protein ZIC 2a, translated as MLLDAGHQFPGLGVGSFARHHSASEMQERDLSLAQNSFVDSAHMGAFKLNHDLSPGQSSAFTTQAPGYPAAALGAHAAHVTSYASSPFNSTRDFLFRSRGFGESSPASSQHTIFGPTAGSLHHSHTDTQGHILFPGIHEQHGSHGSPNVLNGQMRLGLPGEVFGRSEQYHQVSSPRTDPYSAAQLHNQYGSMNMNMGMNMAAHHHPGAFFRYMRQQCIKQELICKWIDPEQLSNPKKCCNKTFSTMHELVTHVSVEHVGGPEQTNHVCFWEDCPRESKPFKAKYKLVNHIRVHTGEKPFPCPFPGCGKVFARSENLKIHKRTHTGEKPFQCEFEGCDRRFANSSDRKKHMHVHTSDKPYLCKMCDKSYTHPSSLRKHMKVHEASPPASDSSPAASSGYESSTPPGLVSPTTETQSNTTMSPASVVHNTTSHSGLSSNFSEWYV; from the exons ATGTTACTGGATGCTGGTCACCAGTTCCCCGGACTGGGAGTGGGCTCATTTGCCAGGCATCACTCAGCCAGCGAGATGCAGGAGAGAGACTTGAGTTTGGCACAGAATAGCTTTGTAGACTCGGCACACATGGGCGCGTTTAAGCTGAACCATGATCTCTCCCCGGGACAGAGCTCTGCCTTCACCACCCAGGCGCCAGGCTACCCCGCTGCGGCTCTGGGGGCTCACGCCGCCCATGTCACGTCGTATGCAAGCTCCCCTTTCAACTCCACCAGGGACTTTCTCTTTCGCAGCCGTGGCTTCGGAGAATCCTCTCCGGCGAGCAGCCAACACACTATTTTTGGCCCCACGGCGGGATCCCTCCATCACTCCCACACAGACACTCAAGGCCACATTCTGTTCCCCGGGATCCACGAGCAGCATGGCTCCCACGGATCCCCGAATGTCCTGAACGGGCAAATGAGGCTCGGACTACCCGGAGAAGTTTTCGGACGCTCCGAGCAGTACCACCAGGTCTCCAGCCCGAGGACCGACCCGTACTCGGCCGCGCAGCTCCACAACCAGTACGGCTCCATGAATATGAACATGGGGATGAACATGGCAGCGCACCACCACCCCGGTGCCTTTTTCCGCTACATGAGGCAGCAGTGCATCAAGCAGGAGCTCATCTGCAAGTGGATCGACCCCGAGCAGCTCAGCAACCCGAAGAAGTGCTGCAACAAAACTTTTAGCACCATGCACGAGTTGGTCACGCACGTCTCCGTGGAGCATGTCGGTGGACCGGAGCAGACCAACCATGTCTGCTTCTGGGAGGATTGCCCCCGGGAGAGCAAACCGTTCAAGGCGAAATACAAACTGGTTAACCACATTCGGGTGCACACCGGGGAGAAGCCTTTTCCATGCCCCTTCCCCGGCTGTGGAAAGGTCTTCGCACGGTCGGAAAACTTGAAGATCcacaagagaacacacacag GAGAGAAGCCGTTCCAGTGTGAGTTTGAGGGCTGCGACAGAAGGTTTGCAAACAGCAGCGACCGAAAGAAACACATGCACGTTCACACGTCGGACAAACCTTATCTCTGCAAGATGTGTGACAAGTCCTACACACACCCCAGCTCCCTcagaaaacacatgaag GTCCACGAAGCCTCCCCACCAGCATCAGACTCATCACCAGCAGCCAGCTCTGGGTATGAATCCTCCACGCCTCCAGGCCTGGTGTCCCCCACCACCGAGACCCAGAGCAACACCACCATGTCCCCAGCCTCAGTCGTCCACAACACCACCAGTCACAGTGGCCTATCCTCCAATTTCAGTGAATGGTATGTTTAG